A window of the Pecten maximus chromosome 19, xPecMax1.1, whole genome shotgun sequence genome harbors these coding sequences:
- the LOC117318115 gene encoding hornerin-like has protein sequence MSRETPTVRVIQRRGLEETPTVRVIQRRGLGETPTVRVIQRRVWGRHQQSESYKDRVLGRHQQSGSYKDGVWGRHQQSGSYKEGVWGDTNSQSHTKTGSWGDTNHQGHTKTGLGETPTVRVIQRRGLEETPTVRVIQRRGLGETPTVRVIQRRVWGRHQQSESYKDRVLGRHQQSGSYKDRVWERHQQSGSYKDGVWGRHQQSGSYKEGVWGDTNSQGHTKRGSGGDTNSQGHTKTGSSRDTNSQGHTKTGSSRDTNSQGHTKTGSGGHTNHQGHTKTGLGETPTVRVIQRRGLGRHQQSGSYKEGVLGRHKQSGSYKDGSGETPTVRVIQRRGLGETPTVRVIQRGGLGGDTNSQGHTKTGSGGDTNSQGHTKTGSGETPTVRVIQRRVWGRHQQSGSYKDGSGGDTNSQGHTKTGSGGDTNCQSHTKTGSGETPTVRVIKRLV, from the coding sequence atgtctagggagacaccaacagtcagggtcatacaaagACGGGGTcttgaggagacaccaacagtcagggtcatacaaagACGGGGTCTgggggagacaccaacagtcagggtcatacaaagACGGGTCTgggggagacaccaacagtcagagtcatacaAAGACAGGGTCTtggggagacaccaacagtcagggtcatacaaagACGGGGTCTgggggagacaccaacagtcagggtcatacaaagAGGGGGTctggggagacaccaacagtcagagtcatacaAAGACAGGGTCTTGGGGAGACACCAACCATCAGGGTCATACAAAGACGGGTCTgggggagacaccaacagtcagggtcatacaaagACGGGGTcttgaggagacaccaacagtcagggtcatacaaagACGGGGTCTgggggagacaccaacagtcagggtcatacaaagACGGGTCTgggggagacaccaacagtcagagtcatacaAAGACAGGGTCTtggggagacaccaacagtcagggtcctACAAAGACAGGGTCTGggagagacaccaacagtcagggtcatacaaagACGGGGTCTgggggagacaccaacagtcagggtcatacaaagAGGGGGTctggggagacaccaacagtcagggtcatacaaagAGGGGGTCTgggggagacaccaacagtcagggtcatacaaagACGGGGTCTTcgagagacaccaacagtcagggtcatacaaagACGGGGTCTTcgagagacaccaacagtcagggtcatacaaagACGGGGTCTGGGGGACACACCAACCATCAGGGTCATACAAAGACGGGTCTgggggagacaccaacagtcagggtcatacaaagACGGGGTctggggagacaccaacagtcagggtcatacaaagAGGGGGTCTTggggagacacaaacagtcagggtcatacaaagACGGGTctggggagacaccaacagtcagggtcatacaaagACGGGGTCTgggggagacaccaacagtcagggtcatacaaagAGGGGGTCTTgggggagacaccaacagtcagggtcatacaaagACGGGGTCTgggggagacaccaacagtcagggtcatacaaagACGGGGTctggggagacaccaacagtcagggtcatacaaagACGGGTCTgggggagacaccaacagtcagggtcatacaaagACGGGTCTgggggagacaccaacagtcagggtcatacaaagACGGGGTCTGGGggagacaccaactgtcagAGTCATACAAAGACGGGGTctggggagacaccaacagtcagggtcataaaaCGACTGGTCTag